A section of the Salvelinus alpinus chromosome 36, SLU_Salpinus.1, whole genome shotgun sequence genome encodes:
- the LOC139565057 gene encoding integrin alpha-6-like, with protein MNNTATILVRAGVWNSTVLEDCGEAWRVTVNGKATLKLVTDKPTIRMNTESREFTLDIDPELGDEDLYQVPLWITIVSSVAGVLLLAFIILLMWKVTIRYISYYNDPIEQVTCTDVSSKRRMEIQFHLQQQIHTILLDGPGTARLLLSTGSKGLPFWIQNRSCLTCFSDRLPLVSVASSEGPAPGRCTQGPES; from the exons ATGAACAACACTGCGACAATCCTTGTCAGAGCCGGAGTGTGGAACAGCACCGTGCTGGAG GACTGCGGGGAAGCGTGGCGGGTGACAGTGAATGGCAAGGCCACACTGAAACTGGTCACAGACAAACCCACCATCAGGATGAACACTGAGAGCAGAGAA TTCACCCTGGATATAGACCCAGAGCTGGGGGATGAGGATCTGTACCAGGTCCCCCTGTGGATCACCATCGTGTCTTCTGTCGCTGGGGTCCTCCTTCTGGCCTTCATCATCCTCCTTATGTGGAAGGTAACGATCAGGTACATTAGTTATTACAACGATCCAATTGAACAAGTAACCTGCACTGACGTTAGCAGCAAGAGGAGAATGGAGATTCAATTTCACCTCCAACAACAAATCCACACAATACTATTAGATGGCCCGGGTACCGCGAGACTTCTACTGTCCACTGGTTCAAAAGGTCTCCCTTTTTGGATCCAAAATAGATCCTGTTTGACTTGTTTTTCTGACCGCCTTCCCCTCGTCAGTGTGGCTTCTTCAGAAGGGCCAGCACCAGGGAGATGTACCCAAGGCCCAGAAAGCTGA